The Buchnera aphidicola (Chaetosiphella stipae setosa) genome has a window encoding:
- the dut gene encoding dUTP diphosphatase, whose product MMKKIDIKIVNSSFLKDESLVPKYSTSGSAGLDLRAAISKKKKIFGNRTFLIPTGISIHIKNKSLAAIIVPRSGLGHNHGIILGNSLGLIDSDYQGEIMISLWNRSDQEYFLNPGMRIAQIVFLKIAQVKFNIVKNFFHKSTRGKKGFGHTGVK is encoded by the coding sequence ATTATGAAAAAAATTGATATAAAAATTGTAAATTCTTCTTTCTTAAAAGATGAATCGTTGGTTCCAAAATATTCTACTTCTGGTTCTGCTGGTTTAGATTTAAGAGCAGCTATTTCAAAAAAAAAAAAAATTTTTGGTAATCGTACTTTTTTAATTCCTACAGGAATTTCTATACATATAAAAAATAAATCATTAGCTGCGATTATTGTGCCTCGTTCTGGATTAGGTCATAATCATGGAATTATTTTAGGAAATTCTTTAGGTTTAATTGATTCTGATTATCAAGGAGAGATTATGATATCTTTATGGAATAGAAGCGATCAAGAATATTTTCTTAATCCAGGAATGCGTATAGCTCAAATAGTTTTTTTAAAAATAGCTCAAGTAAAATTTAATATTGTCAAAAATTTTTTTCATAAAAGTACTCGAGGTAAGAAGGGTTTTGGTCATACTGGAGTTAAGTAA
- the rplI gene encoding 50S ribosomal protein L9, whose protein sequence is MNIILLKDFKNLGVLGDVVKVRAGFARNFLFPKNIALPAISENIKYFQERKKFLEEKKSQELLLIKDRIKEIKKIKNIIISAKSGKKGKLFGSINARDISRKFQELGIKIKKSEIKLKNGVLRSLGEHIVFFQPHKEMSIAIKISIVSQEK, encoded by the coding sequence ATGAATATAATATTATTGAAGGATTTTAAAAATTTAGGTGTATTAGGTGATGTTGTAAAGGTTCGAGCAGGTTTTGCACGAAATTTTTTATTTCCTAAAAATATTGCTTTGCCTGCTATTTCAGAAAATATAAAATATTTTCAAGAGCGTAAAAAGTTTTTAGAGGAAAAAAAATCTCAAGAATTGTTATTAATTAAAGATCGTATAAAAGAAATAAAGAAAATTAAGAATATTATTATTTCTGCTAAATCTGGAAAAAAAGGAAAATTGTTTGGATCAATTAATGCGCGTGATATTTCTAGGAAATTTCAGGAATTAGGAATTAAAATAAAAAAATCTGAAATAAAATTAAAAAATGGTGTTTTGCGTTCTTTAGGAGAACATATAGTATTTTTTCAACCTCATAAAGAGATGTCTATTGCAATAAAAATTTCTATTGTTTCACAAGAAAAATAA
- the rpsR gene encoding 30S ribosomal protein S18 gives MVRYFRRRKFCKFTAEGITEVDYKDLLMLKSYITESGKIIPSRITGTKARYQRKLSKAIKRARFLSLIPYTDNHK, from the coding sequence ATGGTTCGTTATTTTCGTCGTAGAAAATTTTGTAAATTTACTGCTGAAGGTATTACAGAAGTTGATTATAAGGATCTTTTAATGTTGAAGAGTTATATTACTGAGAGTGGAAAAATTATTCCTAGTAGGATCACGGGAACTAAAGCACGATATCAAAGAAAATTATCAAAAGCTATTAAGAGAGCAAGATTTTTATCGTTAATTCCATATACTGATAATCATAAGTAA
- the rpsF gene encoding 30S ribosomal protein S6 → MRHYEIVFMIHPNKSERANEVILKYKKLILDLSGKIHRFEDWGRRQLSYPIKKLDKAHYILMNVEISQKNICKIENAFKFDDFIIRNIIFSVKKAISKISPMLKEKNNIKNKQEDLVIKKINL, encoded by the coding sequence ATGCGTCATTATGAAATTGTTTTTATGATTCATCCAAATAAAAGTGAAAGAGCAAATGAAGTTATTTTGAAATATAAAAAATTAATATTAGATCTTTCTGGAAAAATACATCGTTTTGAAGATTGGGGTAGAAGACAGTTGTCATATCCTATTAAAAAGTTGGATAAGGCTCATTATATTTTAATGAATGTAGAGATTTCTCAAAAAAATATTTGTAAAATTGAAAATGCTTTTAAATTTGATGATTTTATTATTAGAAATATTATTTTTAGTGTAAAAAAAGCGATTTCTAAAATTTCTCCAATGTTAAAAGAGAAAAATAATATTAAAAATAAACAAGAGGATTTAGTAATAAAAAAAATAAATTTATAG
- a CDS encoding ribonuclease R family protein: protein MIHIKIFKKKKKSVSILKKVIQKYNIRSIWTKKILHSINFIKEDSIIIEKKFRKDLRNLPFVTIDEKDAYDFDDAIYCYKVPNTSLWKLLVAISDVSFFIKKDSDLDKEALFRGNSIYFPLNVLPMFPKELSTDLFSLLPHKDRLCVICEMTLSNKGNLLKYIHYEAIIKSHARLTYENVIKIWRKDKFLCRKFLNLQKNLHDLNMLSIILHKNKNLKKIIFFHNNEPSFIFHHSGEIKNIILKNRNQAHIFVELCMILANKSSALFLKKNNIISLFRNHENPTLEKIKNFRIFLKKFNLQLTGGKNPALIDYLNLFQKLKNKPYKEIIELELLKSTKKAFYSEKNFGHFGLSEKFYTHFTSPIRRYSDLMVHRGIKYFLKNKKNNKNNIDSKKKFPYNLENMRKIAKICSQSEQKSDKAYKFFIDMLKLNFAKTKIGKNFYGLIVHITEFGFFVKIKNLFINGLVHVSTLKDDYYYYDKRTMSLNGRKFKKKFFLGDYVQVKIKSIKLKRKILDLILI from the coding sequence ATGATTCATATAAAAATATTTAAAAAAAAAAAAAAATCTGTTTCTATTTTAAAAAAAGTGATACAGAAATATAATATTCGATCTATTTGGACAAAAAAAATTTTACATTCAATTAATTTTATTAAAGAAGACAGTATTATAATAGAAAAAAAATTTAGAAAAGATTTAAGGAATCTTCCATTTGTTACTATTGATGAAAAAGATGCATATGATTTTGATGATGCAATCTATTGTTATAAAGTTCCTAATACGTCTTTATGGAAATTGTTAGTAGCCATTTCAGATGTTAGTTTTTTTATAAAAAAGGATTCAGATTTAGATAAAGAAGCTTTATTTCGAGGAAATTCTATATATTTTCCTTTAAATGTTCTTCCAATGTTTCCTAAAGAATTGTCTACTGATTTATTTTCTTTATTACCTCATAAAGATAGATTATGTGTAATTTGCGAAATGACTTTATCTAATAAAGGTAATTTACTAAAATATATACATTATGAAGCAATAATTAAGTCTCATGCTCGTTTAACATATGAAAATGTTATTAAAATATGGAGAAAAGATAAATTTTTATGTAGAAAATTTTTAAATCTTCAAAAAAATTTACATGACTTAAACATGTTAAGTATAATTTTACATAAAAATAAAAATTTAAAAAAAATAATTTTTTTTCATAATAATGAACCGAGTTTTATATTTCATCATTCTGGAGAAATAAAAAATATTATTTTAAAAAATAGAAATCAAGCTCATATTTTTGTTGAATTATGCATGATTTTAGCAAACAAGTCTTCTGCTTTATTTTTAAAAAAAAACAATATAATATCTTTATTCAGAAATCATGAGAATCCAACTTTAGAAAAAATTAAAAATTTTAGAATTTTTTTAAAAAAATTTAATTTACAGTTAACTGGAGGTAAAAATCCAGCGTTAATAGATTATTTAAATTTATTTCAAAAATTAAAGAATAAGCCATATAAAGAAATAATAGAATTAGAATTATTAAAGTCTACAAAGAAGGCTTTTTATAGTGAAAAAAATTTTGGTCATTTCGGATTATCTGAAAAATTTTATACACATTTTACTTCTCCAATACGTCGTTATTCAGATTTAATGGTGCATAGAGGAATAAAATATTTTCTTAAAAATAAGAAAAATAATAAAAATAATATTGATTCTAAAAAAAAGTTTCCATATAATTTAGAAAATATGAGAAAAATTGCTAAAATTTGTTCACAATCTGAACAAAAATCTGATAAAGCTTATAAATTTTTTATTGATATGCTAAAACTTAATTTTGCTAAGACTAAAATAGGAAAAAATTTTTATGGATTAATTGTGCATATTACAGAATTTGGTTTTTTTGTGAAAATAAAAAATTTATTTATTAATGGATTAGTTCATGTTTCTACATTAAAAGATGATTATTATTATTATGATAAAAGAACAATGTCTTTAAACGGAAGAAAGTTTAAAAAAAAATTTTTTTTAGGGGATTATGTTCAAGTAAAAATTAAATCAATTAAATTAAAAAGGAAAATTCTTGATTTAATTTTAATTTGA
- a CDS encoding adenylosuccinate synthase — MIKNIVILGIQWGDEGKGKIVDLLSKKSNLVVRYQGGNNAGHTLLVDGEKTILHLIPSCVLYKNVIAVLGNNVVVSLKDLLSEIKLLKNKKIFIKNRLILSHSLSLIFDYHISLDKVREGKNIKQSIGTTNKGIGPVYEDKIARRAIRISDLYDISYFKKLLKKNVDYYNFQLFHFGHKEKVSYKKILDKSIFQFNQVKHMIHDVSDLLNYKIQNQEKIIFEGAQGSLLDIDHGTYPYVSSSNSTIGGVFTGTGIGIKKIDYILGVTKVYSTRVGNGPFPTEVYDDIDNYFSTIGKEFGSTTGRKRRTGWLDLVLLKRMININSLSGLCLTKLDVLDNLEEIKICVKYLNKLTQKEFSYYPSSKKDWENVIPVYKIFRGWKDCTQGLKDFKKLPKNAKKYIDFIKKFTNISIDLISTGPERDQIIFINHDLKNFISNKN; from the coding sequence TTGATTAAAAATATTGTTATCTTAGGTATACAATGGGGTGATGAAGGAAAAGGAAAAATTGTTGATTTATTATCAAAAAAATCGAATTTAGTTGTAAGATATCAAGGAGGAAATAACGCAGGTCATACATTATTAGTCGATGGTGAAAAAACTATTTTACACTTAATACCTTCTTGTGTTTTATACAAAAATGTGATTGCGGTACTTGGAAATAATGTTGTAGTTTCTTTAAAAGATTTGCTAAGCGAAATTAAACTTTTAAAAAATAAAAAAATATTTATTAAAAATCGTTTAATTTTGTCACATTCTTTGTCTTTAATTTTCGATTATCATATTTCTTTAGATAAAGTTCGTGAAGGAAAGAATATAAAGCAGTCTATAGGAACAACGAATAAAGGAATTGGTCCTGTATATGAGGATAAAATAGCTAGACGTGCAATTCGTATTAGTGATTTATATGATATCTCTTATTTTAAAAAATTATTAAAAAAAAATGTAGATTATTATAATTTTCAATTATTTCATTTTGGTCATAAAGAAAAAGTTTCTTACAAAAAGATTTTAGATAAATCAATTTTTCAATTTAATCAAGTCAAACATATGATTCATGATGTAAGCGATTTATTAAATTATAAAATACAAAACCAAGAAAAAATAATTTTTGAAGGAGCACAAGGATCTCTTTTAGATATTGATCATGGAACTTATCCATATGTAAGTTCTTCTAATAGTACTATTGGCGGAGTATTTACAGGAACAGGAATAGGAATTAAAAAAATTGATTATATTCTTGGTGTGACAAAAGTATATTCAACGAGAGTGGGAAATGGACCTTTTCCTACTGAAGTATATGATGATATCGATAATTATTTTTCTACTATTGGGAAGGAATTTGGATCTACGACTGGTCGTAAAAGAAGAACAGGTTGGTTAGACTTAGTGTTATTGAAAAGAATGATTAATATAAATTCTTTATCTGGTTTATGTTTAACAAAATTAGATGTATTAGATAATTTAGAAGAAATTAAAATTTGTGTAAAATATTTAAATAAATTAACTCAAAAAGAATTTTCTTATTATCCTTCTAGTAAAAAAGATTGGGAGAATGTTATTCCTGTATATAAGATTTTTCGAGGATGGAAAGATTGCACTCAAGGGTTAAAAGATTTTAAAAAACTTCCAAAAAATGCTAAAAAGTATATTGATTTTATTAAAAAATTTACAAATATTTCAATAGATTTAATTTCTACAGGACCGGAACGTGATCAGATAATTTTTATCAATCATGATTTAAAAAATTTTATATCAAATAAAAATTAA